One Amorphoplanes digitatis genomic window carries:
- a CDS encoding M23 family metallopeptidase, with translation MQQHRANGNIWGRHRRTADSHTHRDPAEPAARKGHFVMAAALVASVGAAGIAGLYFSASSGPASAKARTPAAAQLKTSEPMTIPLASDADAGLRAAGDGLSLDTGMPAVAQSRKPKPRLWVDPMPEGSVTSCFGARWGRLHAGVDLAAPTGTPIRAAGAGRVVSAGVEDGYGNAVLIDHGNGYLTHYGHMSAITTKTGQAVKAGDQIGNEGSTGHSTGPHLHFEVHKGSYKNPIEPTRWMQDHGVNLGGCAARG, from the coding sequence GGCCGATTCGCACACCCACCGGGACCCGGCCGAGCCGGCCGCCCGCAAGGGCCACTTCGTGATGGCCGCCGCGCTCGTCGCCAGCGTCGGCGCCGCGGGCATCGCGGGCCTGTACTTCAGCGCCTCCTCGGGCCCGGCCTCCGCCAAGGCGCGCACCCCGGCCGCCGCACAGCTCAAGACCTCCGAGCCGATGACCATCCCGCTCGCGTCCGACGCCGACGCCGGCCTCCGTGCCGCCGGCGACGGGCTGTCGCTGGACACCGGCATGCCGGCCGTCGCGCAGAGCCGCAAGCCCAAGCCGCGGCTGTGGGTCGACCCGATGCCCGAGGGCTCGGTGACGTCCTGCTTCGGCGCGCGCTGGGGCCGCCTGCACGCGGGCGTCGACCTGGCCGCGCCGACCGGCACCCCGATCCGCGCCGCGGGCGCGGGAAGGGTCGTGTCGGCGGGCGTGGAGGACGGCTACGGCAACGCGGTGCTGATCGACCACGGCAACGGCTACCTGACCCACTACGGCCACATGTCGGCCATCACCACCAAGACGGGCCAGGCCGTCAAGGCCGGCGACCAGATCGGCAACGAGGGCTCCACGGGCCACTCGACCGGCCCGCACCTGCACTTCGAGGTACACAAGGGCAGCTACAAGAACCCGATCGAGCCGACCCGCTGGATGCAGGACCACGGCGTCAACCTCGGCGGCTGCGCCGCCCGCGGCTGA
- the pcrA gene encoding DNA helicase PcrA, with protein sequence MPPVQGGGSPGQDAAPKRAPARRLDPESLLVGLNTPQRDAVTHAGSPLLIVAGAGSGKTRVLTHRIAYLLAERDVHPGQIIAITFTNKAAGEMKERVAALVGPRARLMWVSTFHSACVRILRAEHEHAGLKSTFSIYDADDSRRLMQMVARELDLDPKRYTARGLAAQVSNLKNELVEPEEFKNRAKGPNERAVAEAYVLYQRRLAEAHALDFDDIIMATVHLLQSHPHIAEAYRRRFRHVLVDEYQDTNHAQYMLVKELAGPVDGDVPPGELCVVGDADQSIYAFRGATIRNILEFERDYPDARTILLEQNYRSTQTILSAANAVIDRNTSRKPKRLWSDQGAGEQIVGYVADTEHAEADWVAREIDRLGDNHEVRPGDVAVFYRTNAQSRVFEEVFIRVGLPYKVVGGVRFYERKEVRDALAYLRAVVNDDDTVSIRRVLNTPRRGIGDRAEACVEALSTRDRISFGQALRGAKDAPGISTRAANSIADFVRLLDDLRELSRTAPPEEVLEAALQRSGLLSELEDSLDPQDQGRVENLQELVSVAREYTERVEAQADEDDDAPAASLAGFLEQVALVADADQIPSDDPDHQGVVTLMTLHTAKGLEFPVVFLTGLEDGVFPHMRALGDNAELEEERRLAYVGITRARQRLYLSRAVTRSGWGQPQYNPPSRFTDELPAELVRWERTAASYTSWSGTGGGVGGRGGGDRGRGGGFAGGTPKAQQLASRLGVDASRLTTASEMKQTPKVEAGDRVNHQRYGLGRVVTVEGHGPGARAQIDFGDQVMWLVLRHAPVEKL encoded by the coding sequence ATGCCGCCTGTCCAGGGCGGCGGATCACCGGGACAGGACGCTGCGCCCAAGCGGGCGCCGGCCCGCCGGCTTGACCCCGAGTCGCTGCTTGTCGGCCTCAACACCCCGCAGCGCGACGCCGTCACCCACGCCGGGTCGCCGCTGCTGATCGTGGCCGGCGCCGGGTCGGGCAAGACCCGGGTGCTCACCCACCGGATCGCCTACCTGCTGGCCGAGCGGGACGTGCATCCCGGCCAGATCATCGCGATCACCTTCACCAACAAGGCCGCCGGTGAGATGAAGGAGCGGGTCGCCGCGCTGGTCGGGCCGCGGGCCCGGCTGATGTGGGTGTCGACGTTCCACTCGGCGTGCGTGCGCATCCTGCGGGCCGAGCACGAGCACGCCGGGCTGAAGAGCACGTTCTCGATCTACGACGCCGACGACTCGCGGCGGCTGATGCAGATGGTGGCCCGCGAGCTGGATCTCGATCCGAAGCGCTACACCGCCCGCGGCCTCGCCGCCCAGGTGTCGAACCTGAAGAACGAGCTGGTCGAGCCCGAGGAGTTCAAGAACCGGGCGAAAGGCCCCAACGAGCGCGCCGTGGCCGAGGCCTACGTGCTCTACCAGCGCCGCCTGGCCGAGGCGCACGCGCTGGACTTCGACGACATCATCATGGCGACCGTGCACCTGCTCCAGTCGCATCCGCACATCGCCGAGGCATACCGGCGCCGCTTCCGGCACGTGCTCGTCGACGAATACCAGGACACCAACCACGCGCAGTACATGCTGGTGAAGGAGCTGGCCGGGCCGGTGGACGGTGACGTGCCGCCGGGCGAGCTCTGCGTCGTCGGCGACGCCGACCAGTCGATCTACGCGTTCCGCGGCGCCACGATCCGCAACATCCTCGAGTTCGAGCGCGACTATCCCGATGCGCGCACGATCCTGCTGGAGCAGAACTACCGCTCCACCCAGACGATCCTGTCCGCGGCCAACGCGGTGATCGACCGCAACACGTCGCGCAAGCCCAAGCGGCTCTGGAGCGACCAGGGCGCCGGCGAGCAGATCGTCGGCTACGTCGCCGACACCGAGCACGCCGAGGCCGACTGGGTGGCCCGCGAGATCGACCGGCTCGGCGACAACCACGAGGTGCGCCCCGGCGACGTCGCGGTCTTCTACCGCACCAACGCGCAGTCGCGTGTCTTCGAGGAGGTGTTCATCCGCGTCGGCCTGCCCTACAAGGTGGTCGGCGGTGTGCGCTTCTACGAGCGCAAGGAGGTCCGCGACGCGCTGGCCTACCTGCGCGCGGTGGTCAACGACGACGACACGGTGAGCATCCGCCGCGTGCTCAACACCCCGCGCCGCGGCATCGGCGACCGGGCCGAGGCCTGCGTCGAGGCGCTGTCCACACGCGACCGCATCTCGTTCGGCCAGGCCCTGCGCGGCGCCAAGGACGCACCGGGCATCTCGACCCGCGCGGCGAACAGCATCGCCGACTTCGTGCGGCTCCTCGACGACCTGCGGGAGCTGTCCAGGACGGCGCCACCCGAGGAGGTGCTTGAGGCGGCGCTTCAGCGCTCGGGCCTGCTGTCCGAATTGGAGGACAGCCTCGACCCGCAGGACCAGGGCCGGGTGGAGAACCTCCAGGAGCTGGTCAGCGTCGCCCGCGAATACACCGAGCGGGTCGAGGCGCAGGCCGACGAGGACGACGACGCGCCGGCCGCGAGTCTCGCCGGCTTCCTCGAGCAGGTCGCGCTCGTCGCCGACGCCGACCAGATCCCCAGCGACGACCCGGACCACCAGGGCGTGGTCACCCTGATGACGCTGCACACGGCGAAGGGCCTCGAGTTCCCGGTGGTGTTCCTGACCGGCCTCGAGGACGGCGTGTTCCCGCACATGCGCGCGCTGGGCGACAACGCCGAGCTCGAGGAGGAGCGCCGGCTCGCCTACGTCGGCATCACCCGGGCCCGGCAGCGGCTCTACCTGTCCCGGGCGGTGACCCGGTCGGGGTGGGGCCAGCCGCAGTACAACCCGCCGTCACGCTTCACCGACGAGCTGCCGGCCGAGCTGGTCCGCTGGGAGCGCACCGCGGCTTCCTACACGTCGTGGTCCGGCACGGGCGGGGGCGTCGGTGGTCGCGGTGGGGGAGACCGCGGACGCGGCGGAGGCTTCGCAGGGGGTACGCCCAAGGCGCAGCAACTCGCCTCGCGCCTCGGCGTCGACGCCAGCAGGCTCACGACGGCGAGCGAGATGAAGCAGACGCCGAAGGTGGAGGCCGGAGACCGGGTCAACCATCAGCGCTACGGCCTCGGGCGTGTCGTGACCGTGGAGGGCCATGGCCCCGGCGCGCGCGCCCAGATCGACTTCGGCGACCAGGTCATGTGGCTGGTGCTACGCCACGCCCCGGTCGAGAAGCTCTGA
- a CDS encoding bifunctional metallophosphatase/5'-nucleotidase: MDHPRLRGWAATRHLAVPALALAVVATLPMTRSENPAPAAQHLPGMAPASVSYGLSGKTVKGQFLSYNDFHGAIDPPGGSGAAVNGTPAGGVEYLATFLKRLRSEAAADGRSTLTVGAGDLIGGTPLVSAAFHDEPTIELMNEVGLQVSSVGNHEFDEGVDELIRMQRGGCHPTDGCQDGDGFKGAKFTYLAANTINKKTGLPILPPIDIKFIGGVPVGFVGLTLEGTPGIVNPAGIKNVRFENEVATANKWGNLLKLFGVKAQVLLVHQGGQQSASQGVPVPGASDCNNFSGPIVPIVAGLNPEFSLVVSGHTHRFYSCTLPNSAGTSVVTSAGTNGQLITDIDYSIDRRTGRFAEVTAKNVIVENGVSDGNGGWLKDAAGVFLKNPATVDAKAKAVADKYRTAVAPIANRVVGSITGDITRTAGANGESPLGDVIADAQLAWTQTSNAQIALMNPGGIRADFDAELSSGGEANGQVTYGEAFTVQPFNNLVVTQTFTGAQLKDVLEQQFVGFGGQTTQRILQVSAGLTYSWNSTAPAGSKVTALAFNGTPIDPAASYQVTTNDFLANGGDGFTNLTLGTGRTTAPGFDVDALVGYLGAGAPVAPGPANRITKVG; encoded by the coding sequence ATGGACCACCCCCGCCTCCGCGGCTGGGCCGCGACGCGTCATCTCGCCGTACCGGCCCTCGCTCTGGCCGTCGTCGCCACCCTGCCGATGACGCGCTCCGAGAATCCGGCCCCTGCCGCGCAGCACCTGCCCGGCATGGCGCCCGCCAGCGTTTCCTACGGACTGTCCGGCAAGACGGTCAAGGGCCAGTTCCTGAGCTACAACGACTTCCACGGCGCCATCGACCCGCCCGGCGGCAGCGGCGCGGCCGTGAACGGCACGCCGGCCGGCGGTGTCGAATACCTCGCGACCTTCCTGAAGCGCCTGCGCTCCGAGGCGGCCGCGGACGGCCGGTCGACCCTGACCGTCGGCGCCGGCGACCTGATCGGCGGCACCCCGCTGGTCAGCGCGGCGTTCCACGACGAGCCGACGATCGAGCTGATGAACGAGGTCGGGCTCCAGGTGAGCTCGGTCGGCAACCACGAGTTCGACGAGGGTGTCGACGAGCTGATCCGCATGCAGCGGGGCGGCTGCCACCCGACCGACGGCTGCCAGGACGGCGACGGCTTCAAGGGCGCGAAGTTCACCTACCTCGCCGCCAACACGATCAACAAGAAGACCGGCCTGCCGATCCTCCCGCCGATCGACATCAAGTTCATCGGCGGCGTCCCGGTCGGCTTCGTCGGCCTGACCCTGGAGGGCACCCCCGGCATCGTCAACCCGGCCGGGATCAAGAACGTGCGCTTCGAGAACGAGGTCGCGACGGCCAACAAGTGGGGCAACCTGCTGAAGCTGTTCGGCGTCAAGGCGCAGGTGCTGCTCGTGCACCAGGGCGGCCAGCAGAGCGCGTCCCAGGGTGTCCCGGTTCCCGGCGCGTCGGACTGCAACAACTTCTCCGGCCCGATCGTGCCGATCGTGGCGGGCCTGAACCCGGAGTTCAGCCTGGTGGTCTCGGGCCACACGCACCGGTTCTACTCGTGCACGCTGCCCAACTCCGCGGGCACGTCGGTCGTGACCAGCGCCGGCACCAACGGTCAGCTGATCACCGACATCGACTACTCGATCGACCGGCGCACGGGCCGCTTCGCCGAGGTCACGGCCAAGAACGTGATCGTGGAGAACGGCGTCTCCGACGGCAACGGCGGCTGGCTGAAGGACGCCGCCGGCGTGTTCCTGAAGAACCCGGCCACGGTCGACGCGAAGGCGAAGGCGGTCGCGGACAAGTACCGCACCGCGGTCGCCCCGATCGCCAACCGGGTGGTCGGCAGCATCACCGGCGACATCACCCGCACCGCCGGCGCCAACGGCGAGTCGCCGCTGGGCGACGTGATCGCCGACGCGCAGCTGGCCTGGACACAGACCAGCAACGCACAGATCGCGCTGATGAACCCCGGTGGCATCCGCGCCGACTTCGACGCCGAGTTGTCGTCGGGTGGCGAGGCCAACGGGCAGGTCACCTACGGCGAGGCGTTCACCGTCCAGCCGTTCAACAACCTGGTGGTCACGCAGACCTTCACCGGCGCTCAGCTCAAGGACGTGCTGGAGCAGCAGTTCGTCGGCTTCGGCGGGCAGACCACCCAGCGCATCCTCCAGGTGTCCGCGGGCCTGACCTACTCCTGGAACAGCACCGCCCCGGCGGGCTCCAAGGTGACGGCCCTGGCCTTCAACGGCACCCCGATCGACCCCGCCGCCAGCTACCAGGTCACCACGAACGACTTCCTGGCCAACGGCGGCGACGGCTTCACCAACCTGACGCTGGGCACGGGCCGCACCACGGCGCCGGGCTTCGACGTCGACGCCCTGGTCGGCTACCTGGGCGCCGGCGCCCCGGTAGCGCCGGGCCCGGCCAACCGCATCACGAAGGTCGGCTGA
- a CDS encoding chorismate mutase, which produces MSANLIDQPTGAGAEPAVEEIKTIRERIDEIDQSLIDLWLERSRLSQQVGRTRMASGGTRLVLSREREIVERFREALGPDGTQVALLLLRAGRGPL; this is translated from the coding sequence ATGAGCGCAAACCTGATCGACCAGCCCACCGGCGCCGGCGCGGAGCCCGCCGTTGAAGAGATCAAGACGATCCGCGAACGCATCGACGAGATCGATCAATCGCTTATCGACCTGTGGCTGGAACGCTCGCGCCTGAGCCAGCAGGTCGGCCGCACCCGGATGGCATCGGGCGGCACCCGGCTGGTGCTCAGCCGCGAGCGGGAGATCGTGGAACGCTTCCGCGAGGCGCTCGGCCCGGACGGCACCCAGGTGGCCCTGTTGCTGCTCCGCGCCGGCCGCGGCCCGCTTTGA
- a CDS encoding ABC transporter ATP-binding protein — translation MSDRNDVVLETKGLVKHFPITQGIVFKSKVGAVRAVDGVDIQLRRGETLGVVGESGCGKSTLAKLLVGLEKPTSGAINVRGEDMVKLSGGRLRRARRNIQMVLQDPYTSLNPRMTVGDIIGEPFEIHPDVTPRQGRGRAVQDLLDTVGLNPDHVNRYPHQFSGGQRQRIGIARALALKPEIIVCDEPVSALDVSIQAQVMNLLEGLQKDFGLSYIFIAHDLSVVRHISTRVAVMYLGKIVEIGNDHQIYEQPTHPYTQALLSAVPVPDPRLRGRRDEIVLEGDVPSPANPPSGCRFRTRCWKAQAVCAEQEPLLQIRERSPHPSACHFAEPRDVVHAV, via the coding sequence ATGAGTGACCGCAACGATGTAGTGCTCGAGACCAAGGGTCTCGTGAAGCACTTCCCGATCACCCAGGGCATCGTCTTCAAGTCGAAGGTCGGCGCCGTCCGCGCCGTCGACGGCGTGGACATTCAGCTGCGCCGCGGCGAGACCCTCGGCGTCGTCGGCGAGTCTGGCTGCGGCAAGTCGACGCTGGCCAAGCTGCTTGTCGGCCTCGAGAAGCCGACCTCGGGCGCGATCAACGTCCGTGGTGAGGACATGGTCAAGCTCAGCGGTGGCCGCCTGCGCCGGGCCCGCCGCAACATCCAGATGGTGCTCCAGGACCCGTACACGTCGCTGAATCCCCGCATGACGGTCGGCGACATCATCGGGGAGCCGTTCGAGATCCACCCCGATGTCACGCCCCGCCAGGGCCGTGGCCGGGCGGTGCAGGACCTGCTCGACACGGTCGGCCTCAACCCCGACCACGTCAACCGGTACCCGCACCAGTTCTCGGGCGGACAGCGCCAGCGCATCGGCATCGCCCGCGCGCTGGCCCTGAAGCCGGAGATCATCGTCTGCGACGAGCCGGTCTCGGCGCTCGACGTGTCGATCCAGGCGCAGGTCATGAACCTTCTGGAGGGCCTCCAGAAGGATTTCGGCCTGTCGTACATCTTCATCGCCCACGACCTGTCCGTGGTCCGCCACATCTCGACGCGGGTCGCGGTCATGTACCTGGGCAAGATCGTGGAGATCGGCAACGACCACCAGATCTATGAGCAGCCGACCCACCCGTACACCCAGGCGCTGCTCTCCGCGGTTCCGGTGCCGGACCCGCGGCTGCGCGGTCGTCGCGACGAGATCGTGCTGGAGGGCGACGTCCCGTCGCCGGCCAACCCGCCGTCGGGTTGCCGGTTCCGGACCCGCTGCTGGAAGGCCCAGGCGGTCTGCGCCGAGCAGGAGCCCCTGCTCCAGATCCGGGAGCGCTCGCCGCACCCGAGCGCCTGCCACTTCGCCGAACCCCGCGACGTGGTGCACGCAGTCTGA
- a CDS encoding ABC transporter ATP-binding protein — MTDIKAQIDVLPGLDPHAPLLEVTDLHVEFRTQYGVARAVNGANFLLSPGETLAILGESGCGKSVTAQAIMGILDSPPGFITKGEVKYRGLDLLKLSENDRRKVRANQIAMIFQDALSALNPVFTIGYQMAELFRKHRGMSRGDAKRRSIELLDQVKIPAAKARIGDYPHQFSGGMRQRVMIAMALALDPEVLIADEPTTALDVTVQAQIMRLLAELQQQRNMGLILITHDMGVVADVADRISVMYAGKVVEEAPVYDIYARPAHPYTKALLESIPRLDMKGQQLKVIKGLPPALTDIPKGCAFNPRCTYTQDVCRQNPAPPPYFVAPGRTARCHFSREVAGE, encoded by the coding sequence ATGACCGATATCAAGGCGCAGATCGACGTCCTACCGGGCCTAGATCCGCACGCACCGTTGCTCGAGGTCACCGATCTGCACGTGGAGTTCCGCACCCAGTACGGCGTCGCGCGCGCCGTCAACGGCGCCAACTTCCTGCTGTCGCCCGGCGAGACCCTCGCCATCCTCGGCGAGTCCGGCTGCGGCAAGTCCGTGACCGCGCAGGCGATCATGGGCATCCTCGACAGCCCGCCCGGCTTCATCACCAAGGGCGAGGTCAAGTACCGCGGCCTCGACCTGCTGAAGCTTTCGGAGAACGATCGCCGCAAGGTGCGCGCCAACCAGATCGCGATGATCTTCCAGGACGCGCTGTCGGCGCTGAACCCAGTGTTCACCATCGGCTACCAGATGGCCGAGCTGTTCCGGAAGCACCGCGGCATGTCCCGCGGCGACGCCAAGCGGCGCTCGATCGAGCTGCTCGACCAGGTCAAGATCCCGGCCGCGAAGGCCCGAATCGGCGACTACCCGCACCAGTTCTCCGGCGGCATGCGCCAGCGCGTGATGATCGCGATGGCGCTGGCGCTGGACCCCGAGGTGCTGATCGCCGACGAGCCCACCACGGCGCTCGATGTCACCGTGCAGGCGCAGATCATGCGCCTGCTCGCCGAGCTCCAGCAGCAGCGCAACATGGGCCTCATCCTGATCACCCACGACATGGGCGTGGTCGCCGACGTCGCGGACCGCATCTCGGTGATGTACGCGGGCAAGGTCGTCGAGGAGGCGCCGGTCTACGACATCTACGCGCGACCGGCACACCCGTACACGAAGGCGCTGCTCGAGTCGATCCCGCGGCTCGACATGAAGGGCCAGCAGCTCAAGGTCATCAAGGGCCTCCCGCCCGCGCTGACGGACATCCCGAAGGGTTGCGCCTTCAACCCGCGCTGCACCTACACCCAGGATGTCTGCCGGCAGAACCCGGCGCCGCCGCCGTACTTCGTCGCGCCGGGCCGCACGGCCCGTTGCCACTTCTCGAGGGAGGTTGCGGGCGAATGA
- a CDS encoding ABC transporter permease, with product MSDLEAVAAVEGPAGNPPTEPRHANKRDKPRSLAGDAWIDLRRNKIFWFASVLVVIIVAMAAFPSLFGAGDPRDCALSRQFGSPSGTAFFGYDFQGCDVYAKTIFGARNSIVVSVLATLLSGVIALIIGLAAGFFGKSLDAILSRFIDIVLGIPFLLAAIVLAKRLSSDPASNGVVAVTVTLGVLGWTTAARIMRSAVITSKNQDYVAAARMLGAGSGRIMFRHILPNSIAAFVVVLTILLGTNIAAEATLSYLGIGLKNSAISWGIAISEAGPYVRTAPEPLIWPSIFLAATVLAFIMLGDAVRDAFDPKLR from the coding sequence ATGAGTGATCTCGAAGCAGTAGCCGCCGTGGAGGGCCCCGCGGGCAACCCGCCGACCGAGCCGAGGCACGCCAACAAGCGCGACAAGCCCCGCAGCCTGGCCGGCGACGCCTGGATCGACCTGCGGCGTAACAAGATCTTCTGGTTCGCGTCCGTCCTGGTCGTGATCATCGTGGCGATGGCGGCCTTCCCGTCCCTGTTCGGTGCGGGAGACCCACGCGACTGCGCGCTGAGCCGCCAGTTCGGATCGCCGAGCGGCACGGCGTTCTTCGGGTACGACTTCCAGGGCTGTGACGTCTACGCCAAGACCATCTTCGGCGCCCGGAACTCGATCGTGGTCAGCGTGCTCGCCACGCTGCTCTCCGGCGTGATCGCCCTGATCATCGGCCTCGCCGCGGGCTTCTTCGGCAAGTCGCTCGACGCGATCCTGTCGCGTTTCATCGACATCGTCCTCGGCATCCCGTTCCTGCTCGCCGCGATCGTGCTGGCCAAGCGCCTCTCGTCGGACCCGGCCAGCAACGGCGTCGTGGCGGTCACCGTCACGCTCGGCGTGCTCGGCTGGACCACGGCCGCCCGCATCATGCGGTCCGCGGTGATCACGTCCAAGAACCAGGACTACGTCGCCGCCGCCCGCATGCTCGGCGCCGGCTCGGGACGCATCATGTTCCGGCACATCCTGCCGAACTCGATCGCCGCGTTCGTCGTCGTGCTGACGATCCTGCTGGGTACGAACATCGCCGCCGAGGCGACGCTGTCGTACCTGGGCATCGGGCTCAAGAACAGCGCCATCTCCTGGGGCATCGCGATCTCCGAGGCCGGCCCGTACGTCCGGACCGCACCCGAACCGCTTATCTGGCCCTCCATCTTCCTTGCGGCCACTGTGCTGGCCTTCATCATGCTGGGCGACGCCGTCCGCGACGCCTTCGACCCGAAGCTGCGGTGA
- a CDS encoding ABC transporter permease, with protein sequence MFRYIVRRLLQMVLTFFGATFIVYALMFANQDDPLQALAGERPLTQSVRQALTERYHLDEPFLTQYWYYMKGMLSGDFGTSLTGRKISDMMLQAWPVTIKLALIAMIIAATVAVTAGVISGIRRGSAFDNVTLVITLIILSLPIVVLAPIAQLFFAIKLGWFPPTAGAHPTFWALLLPALVLGSLVIATELRVTRSSVAENLRSDYVRTARAKGLSRKRVIGVHVLRNSLIPVVTLIGVDIGGLMSGAIVTEGVFNIPGVGFNLLRGIKTEDGPLVVGFVSILVIVFLVVNLLVDLLYAALDPRIRYE encoded by the coding sequence ATGTTCCGCTACATCGTGCGGCGCCTACTTCAGATGGTTCTGACGTTCTTCGGAGCCACCTTCATCGTGTATGCGCTGATGTTCGCCAACCAGGACGACCCCCTCCAAGCGTTGGCGGGCGAACGGCCCCTTACCCAGAGCGTGCGCCAGGCACTGACCGAGCGCTACCACCTCGACGAGCCCTTCCTTACGCAGTACTGGTACTACATGAAGGGCATGCTCAGCGGGGACTTCGGCACCTCGCTGACCGGCCGCAAGATCAGCGACATGATGCTCCAGGCCTGGCCGGTGACCATCAAGCTCGCGCTCATCGCGATGATCATCGCCGCGACCGTCGCGGTCACCGCCGGCGTCATCTCGGGCATCCGCCGGGGGAGCGCGTTCGACAACGTGACCCTGGTGATCACGCTGATCATCCTCTCCCTGCCGATCGTGGTGCTCGCCCCGATCGCACAGCTGTTCTTCGCCATCAAGTTGGGCTGGTTCCCGCCGACGGCCGGCGCGCATCCGACGTTCTGGGCGCTGTTGTTGCCGGCGTTGGTCCTCGGCAGCCTCGTGATCGCGACCGAGCTGCGGGTCACCCGTTCGTCGGTCGCCGAGAACCTGCGCTCCGACTACGTTCGCACGGCCCGGGCCAAGGGTCTGTCCCGCAAGCGGGTGATCGGCGTGCACGTGCTGCGAAATTCGCTCATTCCCGTGGTGACGCTCATCGGTGTCGACATCGGCGGTCTGATGTCCGGCGCGATCGTCACCGAAGGTGTCTTCAACATTCCCGGCGTCGGGTTCAACCTCCTTCGTGGCATCAAGACCGAGGACGGCCCGCTGGTAGTCGGCTTTGTCAGCATCCTGGTGATCGTCTTCCTGGTCGTGAACCTGCTGGTCGACCTGCTGTACGCCGCCCTGGACCCGAGGATTCGTTATGAGTGA
- a CDS encoding peptide ABC transporter substrate-binding protein, which translates to MLGNRPWKMAVGATAIALLAAGCSSGGSEDTDTASNTVVIGIGEPQHLIPSNATESSGAQVLSSLFYPLIDFDAQSKPVEVGAESVTSDDNKVWTIKLKPGFTFSNGEPVIADNFIDAWNYGAYGPNGQGASYFYERIEGYADLQSVDPDGEDGPKKAPEPKAKTLAGLKKVDDSTFTVTLSAPFAGWESVMGYTAFYPLPKAAFSAPGVIADGFEDAIIGNGPFKMKGTWEHDSQIVVEKVDGFKGTAPKIDGVTWKIYQDQKAEYADLLAENVDVQTTIPIESLAAAPGDLGPRFLKSPSSSFAFVGFPTFQKEFAKKEVRQALSMAVNRQEMTDQIFLGSQTPATSFVSPVVAGYRDNTCGDNCKYDPAKAKSLYDAAGGPKKIQITYNADGGHKAWVDAMCNQIKASLGIECTGVGEPKFADLLTKVEKKEPVGLIRLGWLMDYPLMENYLGPLYGTGGSSNYYGYSNPQFDALVKEGSAAKTTDEAIAKWQAAEDILAQDMPVIPLRFGQNVFGHSQKVKNVNVDLFSKVDLYKIEVN; encoded by the coding sequence ATGCTCGGGAATCGTCCATGGAAGATGGCGGTCGGCGCGACCGCCATCGCCTTGTTGGCCGCTGGCTGCTCTAGCGGCGGGTCGGAAGACACCGACACCGCCTCTAACACCGTCGTCATCGGTATCGGAGAGCCGCAGCACCTGATTCCGTCGAATGCGACTGAGTCGAGTGGCGCCCAGGTCCTCTCCTCGCTGTTCTACCCCCTCATCGACTTCGACGCGCAGAGTAAGCCCGTCGAGGTCGGCGCCGAGTCGGTCACCTCGGACGACAACAAGGTCTGGACGATCAAGCTGAAGCCGGGCTTCACGTTCAGCAACGGCGAGCCCGTCATCGCCGATAACTTCATCGACGCCTGGAACTACGGCGCGTACGGCCCCAACGGCCAGGGCGCGTCCTACTTCTACGAGCGCATCGAGGGCTACGCCGACCTCCAGTCGGTCGACCCGGACGGCGAGGACGGCCCGAAGAAGGCCCCCGAGCCCAAGGCCAAGACCCTCGCCGGCCTGAAGAAGGTCGACGACAGCACCTTCACGGTGACCCTGTCGGCGCCCTTCGCCGGCTGGGAGTCCGTCATGGGCTACACCGCGTTCTACCCGCTGCCGAAGGCCGCCTTCTCCGCCCCCGGCGTCATCGCCGACGGCTTCGAGGACGCGATCATCGGTAACGGCCCCTTCAAGATGAAGGGCACGTGGGAGCACGACTCCCAGATCGTGGTGGAGAAGGTCGACGGCTTCAAGGGCACCGCCCCGAAGATCGACGGCGTGACCTGGAAGATCTACCAGGACCAGAAGGCGGAGTACGCCGACCTCCTCGCGGAGAACGTCGACGTCCAGACGACCATCCCGATCGAGAGCCTGGCCGCCGCCCCCGGCGACCTGGGTCCCCGCTTCCTGAAGAGCCCGAGCTCCTCGTTCGCGTTCGTCGGCTTCCCGACGTTCCAGAAGGAGTTCGCCAAGAAGGAGGTCCGGCAGGCCCTCTCCATGGCGGTCAACCGCCAGGAGATGACCGACCAGATCTTCCTCGGTTCGCAGACGCCGGCCACGTCCTTCGTGTCCCCGGTGGTTGCCGGTTACCGCGACAACACCTGCGGTGACAACTGCAAGTACGACCCGGCGAAGGCCAAGTCGCTCTACGACGCGGCCGGTGGTCCCAAGAAGATCCAGATCACCTACAACGCCGACGGTGGCCACAAGGCGTGGGTCGACGCCATGTGCAACCAGATCAAGGCGTCGCTCGGCATCGAGTGCACGGGCGTCGGCGAGCCCAAGTTCGCCGACCTGCTCACCAAGGTCGAGAAGAAGGAGCCGGTCGGCCTCATCCGCCTCGGCTGGCTGATGGACTACCCGCTGATGGAGAACTACCTGGGCCCGCTGTACGGCACCGGTGGCTCCTCCAACTACTACGGGTACTCCAACCCGCAGTTCGACGCGCTGGTCAAGGAGGGTTCGGCGGCCAAGACGACCGACGAGGCCATCGCCAAGTGGCAGGCGGCCGAGGACATCCTCGCCCAGGACATGCCGGTCATCCCGCTGCGTTTCGGCCAGAACGTCTTCGGCCACTCGCAGAAGGTGAAGAATGTGAACGTCGACCTGTTCTCCAAGGTCGACCTCTACAAGATCGAAGTGAACTGA